The following proteins are co-located in the Gossypium hirsutum isolate 1008001.06 chromosome A02, Gossypium_hirsutum_v2.1, whole genome shotgun sequence genome:
- the LOC107927445 gene encoding extensin-2 isoform X1 has product MMVPRGNPARGRFWPQMLMAMAVAVVVLASNVGSVSADAYIYASPPPPYEYKSPPPPSPSPPPPYVYKSPPPPSPSPPPPYVYKSPPPPPKHEEKPYEYKSPPPPPKEKPYEYKSPPPPSPSPPPPYEYKSPPPPSPSPPPPYVYKSPPPPPKHEEKPYEYKSPPPPPKEKPYEYKSPPPPPKEKPYEYKSPPPPSPSPPPPYEYKSPPPPSPSPPPPYYYKSPPPPPKHEEQPPYYYKSPPPPSPSPPPPYYYKSPPPPSPSPPPPYYYKSPPPPPKHEEQPPYYYKSPPPPSPSPPPPYYYKSPPPPSPSPPPPYYYKSPPPPPKHEEQPPYYYKSPPPPSPSPPPPYYYKSPPPPSPSPPPPYYYKSPPPPPHYVSPPYYYKSPPPPMKSPPYYYHSPPPPTPYYPHPHPHPHPHPHPHPHPLIVRVVGKVYCYRCYDSSYPEKSHGKKHLEGATVEVTCNEGEKEITVYGKTKNNGKFAVTVDGFDYGKYGAKACIAKLHAPPKGSSCNIPMSVHDGIKGAVLKVKSEDKYEVVLRAKPFGYGSKKPYKKCEKYTPKPPTHPYKPPPYYYKSPPPPAPTYVYKSPPPPSPTYVYKSPPPPAYYYKSPPPPKHVEQPPYYYKSPPPPAPTYVYKSPPPPVYYYKSPPPPKHVEQPPYYYKSPPPPAPTYVYKSPPPPSPTYVYKSPPPPVYYYKSPPPPTYVYKSPPPPKHVEQPPYYYKSPPPPSPSPPPPYYYKSPPPPVHSPPPPYYYKSPPPPKHEEQPPYYYKSPPPPSPSPPPPYYYKSPPPPKHVEEPPYYYKSPPPPSPSPPPPYYYKSPPPPSPSPPPPYYYKSPPPPSPSPHPPYYYKSPPPPKHVEEPPYYYKSPPPPSPSPPPPYYYKSPPPPSPSPPPLYYYKSPPPPKHVEEPPYIYKSPPPPSPSPPPPYYYKSPPPPVHSPPPPYYYKSPPPPVHSPPPPYYYKSPPPPSPSPPPPYYYKSPPPPKHVEKPPYIYKSPPPPSPSPPPPYYYKSPPPPVHSPPPPYYYKSPPPPSPSPPPPYYYKSPPPPKHVEEPPYIYKSPPPPSPSPPPPYYYKSPPPYYYKSPPPPSPSPPPPYYYKSPPPPVHSPPPPYYYKSPPPPVHSPPPPYYYKSPPPPSPSPPLPYYYKSPPPPVKAPAPTYHYNSPPPPSPSPPPPYYYKSPPPPVHSPPPPYYYKSPPPPSPSPPPPYYYHSPPPPVKSPPPPVYIYASPPPPTPY; this is encoded by the exons ATGATGGTTCCGCGGGGTAACCCGGCGAGGGGCCGGTTTTGGCCCCAAATGTTAATGGCTATGGCTGTTGCTGTAGTTGTTCTTGCGAGCAATGTAGGTTCAGTGTCTGCTGATGCATATATTTATGCATCACCTCCTCCGCCTTATGAGTATAAGTCACCACCACCGCCTTCTCCTTCTCCACCACCGCCTTATGTGTATAAATCTCCACCACCACCTTCACCTTCTCCTCCACCTCCGTATGTGTACAagtctccaccaccaccacctaaACATGAGGAGAAGCCTTATGAATACAagtctccaccaccaccaccaaagGAGAAGCCTTATGAGTACAAGTCTCCACCCCCACCATCACCTTCTCCTCCACCTCCTTATGAGTACAAATCTCCACCACCTCCATCACCTTCTCCACCACCTCCTTACGTGTACAAGTCTCCACCACCTCCACCAAAGCATGAGGAGAAGCCTTACGAATACAagtctccaccaccaccaccgaaGGAGAAGCCTTATGAGTACAagtctccaccaccaccaccgaaGGAGAAGCCTTATGAATACAAGTCTCCACCACCTCCATCGCCTTCTCCTCCACCTCCTTATGAGTATAAATCTCCACCACCTCCATCACCATCACCACCACCTCCATACTACTACAAGtccccaccaccaccaccaaagCATGAAGAACAACCACCATACTACTACAAGTCACCTCCTCCTCCATCTCCATCACCACCTCCTCCTTACTACTACAAGTCCCCACCACCTCCGTCTCCATCACCACCTCCTCCATACTACTACAAatctccaccaccaccaccaaagCATGAAGAACAACCCCCATACTACTACAAGTCTCCACCACCTCCATCACCCTCACCACCACCACCTTACTACTATAAATCTCCACCACCACCTTCACCATCTCCACCACCTCCTTACTACTACAAGtccccaccaccaccaccaaagCATGAAGAACAACCCCCATACTACTACAAGTCTCCACCACCTCCATCACCCTCACCACCACCACCTTACTACTACAAGTCTCCACCACCACCTTCACCATCTCCTCCACCACCTTACTACTACAAATCTCCACCACCACCCCCACATTACGTCTCACCACCATACTACTACAAATCTCCACCACCACCAATGAAGTCTCCTCCCTACTACTACCATTCTCCTCCACCACCAACTCCTTACTACCCCCACCCCCACCCTCACCCCCACCCCCACCCCCACCCCCACCCACACCCGCTCATAGTCAGGGTGGTCGGAAAAGTTTACTGCTACAGATGCTATGACTCAAGCTACCCAGAGAAATCACACGGCAAGAAACATCTCGAAG GTGCTACTGTGGAAGTGACTTGCAACGAGGGTGAAAAGGAAATCACTGTCTATGGAAAGACCAAAAACAATGGCAAATTTGCTGTCACTGTTGATGGGTTTGATTATGGCAAATATGGAGCCAAAGCATGCATTGCCAAGCTTCATGCCCCACCTAAGGGTTCATCATGCAACATACCCATGAGTGTACATGATGGCATCAAGGGTGCTGTGCTCAAGGTCAAGTCAGAGGACAAGTACGAGGTTGTGCTTAGAGCTAAGCCATTTGGTTATGGTTCAAAGAAACCTTACAAGAAGTGTGAAAAGTACACTCCTAAGCCTCCGACTCATCCGTACAAGCCACCACCGTACTATTATAAGTCTCCACCTCCACCGGCTCCCACTTATGTTTACAAGTCACCACCTCCACCATCACCAACTTATGTTTACAAGTCACCTCCACCTCCTGCGTACTACTACAAGTCTCCACCACCACCAAAGCATGTGGAACAGCCTCCATACTACTATAAGTCTCCACCTCCACCGGCTCCCACTTATGTTTACAAGTCACCTCCACCTCCTGTGTACTACTACAAGTCTCCACCACCACCAAAACATGTGGAACAACCTCCATACTACTATAAGTCTCCACCTCCACCGGCTCCCACTTATGTTTACAAGTCACCACCTCCACCATCGCCGACTTATGTTTACAAGTCACCTCCACCACCTGTGTACTACTACAAATCACCACCACCTCCCACTTATGTCTACAAGTCTCCACCACCACCAAAGCATGTAGAGCAGCCCCCGTACTACTACAAGTCTCCTCCACCACCATCACCATCTCCTCCTCCACCATACTATTACAAGTCCCCACCACCACCAGTTCACTCTCCACCACCACCATACTACTACAAGTCCCCACCACCACCAAAACATGAGGAGCAACCTCCATACTACTACAAATCTCCTCCTCCACCATCGCCATCTCCTCCACCACCATATTACTACAAATCCCCACCACCACCAAAACATGTAGAAGAGCCCCCATACTACTACAAATCTCCTCCACCACCATCACCATCTCCTCCTCCACCATACTACTACAAGTCCCCACCACCACCATCTCCATCACCACCCCCACCATACTATTACAAATCACCCCCACCACCATCGCCATCTCCTCATCCACCATACTACTACAAGTCCCCACCACCGCCGAAACATGTAGAGGAGCCCCCATACTACTACAAGTCTCCCCCACCACCATCGCCATCTCCTCCTCCACCATACTATTACAAATCTCCTCCACCACCATCACCATCTCCTCCACCACTATACTACTACAAGTCCCCACCACCACCGAAACATGTAGAGGAGCCCCCATACATCTACAAATCTCCTCCACCACCATCGCCATCTCCTCCACCACCATACTATTACAAGTCCCCACCACCACCAGTTCATTCTCCACCACCACCATACTACTACAAGTCTCCACCACCACCAGTCCACTCTCCACCCCCACCATACTACTACAAGTCTCCACCACCACCTTCTCCCTCACCACCTCCACCATACTATTACAAGTCTCCACCACCACCAAAACACGTAGAGAAGCCCCCATACATCTACAAATCTCCTCCACCACCATCGCCATCTCCTCCACCACCATACTATTACAAGTCCCCACCACCACCAGTTCATTCCCCACCACCACCATACTACTACAAGTCTCCACCACCACCTTCTCCCTCACCACCTCCACCATACTATTACAAGTCCCCACCACCACCAAAACACGTAGAGGAGCCCCCATACATCTACAAATCTCCTCCACCACCATCGCCATCTCCTCCACCACCATACTATTACAAGTCCCCACCACCATACTACTACAAGTCTCCACCACCACCTTCTCCCTCACCACCTCCACCATACTATTACAAGTCCCCACCACCACCAGTCCACTCTCCACCCCCACCATACTACTACAAATCCCCACCACCACCAGTCCACTCTCCACCTCCACCATACTACTACAAATCCCCACCACCACCATCTCCTTCACCACCTCTACCATACTACTACAAATCACCCCCACCTCCAGTGAAAGCTCCAGCACCTACCTACCACTACAACTCCCCTCCTCCACCATCACCATCTCCTCCTCCCCCATACTACTACAAATCTCCCCCCCCACCAGTCCACTCTCCCCCACCACCATACTACTACAAATCTCCACCTCCTCCATCTCCATCACCACCTCCTCCATACTACTACCACTCACCTCCCCCACCAGTGAAATCACCTCCACCTCCGGTCTACATCTACGCTTCTCCTCCACCACCAACACCCTACTAG
- the LOC107927445 gene encoding extensin-2 isoform X2, producing MMVPRGNPARGRFWPQMLMAMAVAVVVLASNVGSVSADAYIYASPPPPYEYKSPPPPSPSPPPPYVYKSPPPPSPSPPPPYVYKSPPPPPKHEEKPYEYKSPPPPPKEKPYEYKSPPPPSPSPPPPYEYKSPPPPSPSPPPPYVYKSPPPPPKHEEKPYEYKSPPPPPKEKPYEYKSPPPPPKEKPYEYKSPPPPSPSPPPPYEYKSPPPPSPSPPPPYYYKSPPPPPKHEEQPPYYYKSPPPPSPSPPPPYYYKSPPPPSPSPPPPYYYKSPPPPPKHEEQPPYYYKSPPPPSPSPPPPYYYKSPPPPSPSPPPPYYYKSPPPPPKHEEQPPYYYKSPPPPSPSPPPPYYYKSPPPPSPSPPPPYYYKSPPPPPHYVSPPYYYKSPPPPMKSPPYYYHSPPPPTPYYPHPHPHPHPHPHPHPHPLIVRVVGKVYCYRCYDSSYPEKSHGKKHLEGATVEVTCNEGEKEITVYGKTKNNGKFAVTVDGFDYGKYGAKACIAKLHAPPKGSSCNIPMSVHDGIKGAVLKVKSEDKYEVVLRAKPFGYGSKKPYKKCEKYTPKPPTHPYKPPPYYYKSPPPPAPTYVYKSPPPPSPTYVYKSPPPPAYYYKSPPPPKHVEQPPYYYKSPPPPAPTYVYKSPPPPVYYYKSPPPPKHVEQPPYYYKSPPPPAPTYVYKSPPPPSPTYVYKSPPPPVYYYKSPPPPTYVYKSPPPPKHVEQPPYYYKSPPPPSPSPPPPYYYKSPPPPVHSPPPPYYYKSPPPPKHEEQPPYYYKSPPPPSPSPPPPYYYKSPPPPKHVEEPPYYYKSPPPPSPSPPPPYYYKSPPPPSPSPPPPYYYKSPPPPSPSPHPPYYYKSPPPPKHVEEPPYYYKSPPPPSPSPPPPYYYKSPPPPSPSPPPLYYYKSPPPPKHVEEPPYIYKSPPPPSPSPPPPYYYKSPPPPVHSPPPPYYYKSPPPPVHSPPPPYYYKSPPPPSPSPPPPYYYKSPPPPKHVEKPPYIYKSPPPPSPSPPPPYYYKSPPPPVHSPPPPYYYKSPPPPSPSPPPPYYYKSPPPPVHSPPPPYYYKSPPPPVHSPPPPYYYKSPPPPSPSPPLPYYYKSPPPPVKAPAPTYHYNSPPPPSPSPPPPYYYKSPPPPVHSPPPPYYYKSPPPPSPSPPPPYYYHSPPPPVKSPPPPVYIYASPPPPTPY from the exons ATGATGGTTCCGCGGGGTAACCCGGCGAGGGGCCGGTTTTGGCCCCAAATGTTAATGGCTATGGCTGTTGCTGTAGTTGTTCTTGCGAGCAATGTAGGTTCAGTGTCTGCTGATGCATATATTTATGCATCACCTCCTCCGCCTTATGAGTATAAGTCACCACCACCGCCTTCTCCTTCTCCACCACCGCCTTATGTGTATAAATCTCCACCACCACCTTCACCTTCTCCTCCACCTCCGTATGTGTACAagtctccaccaccaccacctaaACATGAGGAGAAGCCTTATGAATACAagtctccaccaccaccaccaaagGAGAAGCCTTATGAGTACAAGTCTCCACCCCCACCATCACCTTCTCCTCCACCTCCTTATGAGTACAAATCTCCACCACCTCCATCACCTTCTCCACCACCTCCTTACGTGTACAAGTCTCCACCACCTCCACCAAAGCATGAGGAGAAGCCTTACGAATACAagtctccaccaccaccaccgaaGGAGAAGCCTTATGAGTACAagtctccaccaccaccaccgaaGGAGAAGCCTTATGAATACAAGTCTCCACCACCTCCATCGCCTTCTCCTCCACCTCCTTATGAGTATAAATCTCCACCACCTCCATCACCATCACCACCACCTCCATACTACTACAAGtccccaccaccaccaccaaagCATGAAGAACAACCACCATACTACTACAAGTCACCTCCTCCTCCATCTCCATCACCACCTCCTCCTTACTACTACAAGTCCCCACCACCTCCGTCTCCATCACCACCTCCTCCATACTACTACAAatctccaccaccaccaccaaagCATGAAGAACAACCCCCATACTACTACAAGTCTCCACCACCTCCATCACCCTCACCACCACCACCTTACTACTATAAATCTCCACCACCACCTTCACCATCTCCACCACCTCCTTACTACTACAAGtccccaccaccaccaccaaagCATGAAGAACAACCCCCATACTACTACAAGTCTCCACCACCTCCATCACCCTCACCACCACCACCTTACTACTACAAGTCTCCACCACCACCTTCACCATCTCCTCCACCACCTTACTACTACAAATCTCCACCACCACCCCCACATTACGTCTCACCACCATACTACTACAAATCTCCACCACCACCAATGAAGTCTCCTCCCTACTACTACCATTCTCCTCCACCACCAACTCCTTACTACCCCCACCCCCACCCTCACCCCCACCCCCACCCCCACCCCCACCCACACCCGCTCATAGTCAGGGTGGTCGGAAAAGTTTACTGCTACAGATGCTATGACTCAAGCTACCCAGAGAAATCACACGGCAAGAAACATCTCGAAG GTGCTACTGTGGAAGTGACTTGCAACGAGGGTGAAAAGGAAATCACTGTCTATGGAAAGACCAAAAACAATGGCAAATTTGCTGTCACTGTTGATGGGTTTGATTATGGCAAATATGGAGCCAAAGCATGCATTGCCAAGCTTCATGCCCCACCTAAGGGTTCATCATGCAACATACCCATGAGTGTACATGATGGCATCAAGGGTGCTGTGCTCAAGGTCAAGTCAGAGGACAAGTACGAGGTTGTGCTTAGAGCTAAGCCATTTGGTTATGGTTCAAAGAAACCTTACAAGAAGTGTGAAAAGTACACTCCTAAGCCTCCGACTCATCCGTACAAGCCACCACCGTACTATTATAAGTCTCCACCTCCACCGGCTCCCACTTATGTTTACAAGTCACCACCTCCACCATCACCAACTTATGTTTACAAGTCACCTCCACCTCCTGCGTACTACTACAAGTCTCCACCACCACCAAAGCATGTGGAACAGCCTCCATACTACTATAAGTCTCCACCTCCACCGGCTCCCACTTATGTTTACAAGTCACCTCCACCTCCTGTGTACTACTACAAGTCTCCACCACCACCAAAACATGTGGAACAACCTCCATACTACTATAAGTCTCCACCTCCACCGGCTCCCACTTATGTTTACAAGTCACCACCTCCACCATCGCCGACTTATGTTTACAAGTCACCTCCACCACCTGTGTACTACTACAAATCACCACCACCTCCCACTTATGTCTACAAGTCTCCACCACCACCAAAGCATGTAGAGCAGCCCCCGTACTACTACAAGTCTCCTCCACCACCATCACCATCTCCTCCTCCACCATACTATTACAAGTCCCCACCACCACCAGTTCACTCTCCACCACCACCATACTACTACAAGTCCCCACCACCACCAAAACATGAGGAGCAACCTCCATACTACTACAAATCTCCTCCTCCACCATCGCCATCTCCTCCACCACCATATTACTACAAATCCCCACCACCACCAAAACATGTAGAAGAGCCCCCATACTACTACAAATCTCCTCCACCACCATCACCATCTCCTCCTCCACCATACTACTACAAGTCCCCACCACCACCATCTCCATCACCACCCCCACCATACTATTACAAATCACCCCCACCACCATCGCCATCTCCTCATCCACCATACTACTACAAGTCCCCACCACCGCCGAAACATGTAGAGGAGCCCCCATACTACTACAAGTCTCCCCCACCACCATCGCCATCTCCTCCTCCACCATACTATTACAAATCTCCTCCACCACCATCACCATCTCCTCCACCACTATACTACTACAAGTCCCCACCACCACCGAAACATGTAGAGGAGCCCCCATACATCTACAAATCTCCTCCACCACCATCGCCATCTCCTCCACCACCATACTATTACAAGTCCCCACCACCACCAGTTCATTCTCCACCACCACCATACTACTACAAGTCTCCACCACCACCAGTCCACTCTCCACCCCCACCATACTACTACAAGTCTCCACCACCACCTTCTCCCTCACCACCTCCACCATACTATTACAAGTCTCCACCACCACCAAAACACGTAGAGAAGCCCCCATACATCTACAAATCTCCTCCACCACCATCGCCATCTCCTCCACCACCATACTATTACAAGTCCCCACCACCACCAGTTCATTCCCCACCACCACCATACTACTACAAGTCTCCACCACCACCTTCTCCCTCACCACCTCCACCATACTATTACAA GTCCCCACCACCACCAGTCCACTCTCCACCCCCACCATACTACTACAAATCCCCACCACCACCAGTCCACTCTCCACCTCCACCATACTACTACAAATCCCCACCACCACCATCTCCTTCACCACCTCTACCATACTACTACAAATCACCCCCACCTCCAGTGAAAGCTCCAGCACCTACCTACCACTACAACTCCCCTCCTCCACCATCACCATCTCCTCCTCCCCCATACTACTACAAATCTCCCCCCCCACCAGTCCACTCTCCCCCACCACCATACTACTACAAATCTCCACCTCCTCCATCTCCATCACCACCTCCTCCATACTACTACCACTCACCTCCCCCACCAGTGAAATCACCTCCACCTCCGGTCTACATCTACGCTTCTCCTCCACCACCAACACCCTACTAG